The DNA region GTTTCGCGGGATGCGCGAGGCGAGGCAGGCCATCGCCGGCTTGTCCCAAGTCGGCAGGCCCAGCTGTTTCGAGAGGCGCCGGATCATCGCCTTGGAGAGGCCGGCCTCCACGAGCGGCGCCCGCGCGCCGGCCTGGGCCGCCGCCTGCATGCCGGGCCGGTCATCGCCCAGATCGTCCGTGATCGCTCCGTAGACGATCGTCCGCCCAGGCGCCCATGCGGCCAGGGACGCGAGGACGCGGAACAGCTCGGCCTTGCAGTAGAAGCAGCGCGCGGCGTCGTTTCGGACGTAGCGGGGATCGTCGAGCTCCCCGGTCGGCACCAGGAGGTGTCGGGCGCCGATCAGACGGGCCAGGCGCCCGGCGTCCTCCTTCTCCGCCGCGGCGAACGAAGGGGAGATCGCGGTGACCGCCGCAGCGCCGTCACCGAGAACGTCGTGGGCCACCTTGAGCAGGAACGTGCTGTCGACGCCGCCCGAGAAGGCGACGAGGCAGGGACCGATGTCTCCCAGGATCCGCTTCAGTGCCTCGAGCTGACCTTCCATCGCAGGAAACCGGCGTGAATCCCCGTCGCCACCATCACTTTGGCGAGGTCGAAGAGGAGAAACGGCACCGACCCGGCGCGCCACGCGGCGGCAGGGCCGCCCAGAAACACGGACAACCAGGCCAGGCCGCAGGCATGGACGGCGACGCTCCCGGCCAGGAATGCGGCGAGGGTTCCCCAGGTTCCCAGTCCGCGGAGCCTCCTGACGAGCCATCCGGTCGTCCATGCTGCTATGACAAACCCGACGAGGTAGCCTCCGGTCGGCCCGAGAAAGTAGGCCGGTCCCGCGCCCGGCAGAGCGAAGACCGGCAGCCCTGCCAGCCCTAAAAGAAGATAAGACACCTGGCTCGCCGCGCCGGCGCGCGGGCCGAGCAGAGCTCCGGCGAGCAGGACAGCCAGCGTCTGGAGGGTCCCGGGAACCGGCGTCAAGGGGAGCGGGACCGAGACCCTGGCCCCTGCCCAGGTCAGAAGCGCGAATCCGAGCACCAGGACGACCCGGGTGAGGGGGCGAGAGACCGACCGGACGTTGCCGATGCCAGGGGCCGCCTGCCCCCCTTCGGGATGCGAAACGAGGCCTCCCATCGTCGTGCTCATGCCCCCTCCCCCGTTTAATTGGTCATTAATTCGGCCAGAACCATCCGAGACCGCCCCATTCTAGGGTGCCGGTTATTTCCCTGTCAATGAATCGGGGGGTCATGGACCGACTTTTTTGGGCTTTCCCAACTTTTCCTTGACAGTCCCAACCCTTCACAGTATATGGGCAACGCATTACAAAGTTCGCCGTTTGGATCTGCCGACTGCTGGACCTTTACAACCTAGCGAGGTCGTAGTGGGGGGGCTACCCATCGCCCGCCATGTCTCCCAAGGGGACAGAAGCGGGTCATCGCCTTCCGCCTTCACGGTGACCGTGCCAGCCTCGGTCATCGCAATGCCATCTTCCGCAGAGCTTGTA from Candidatus Polarisedimenticolia bacterium includes:
- a CDS encoding biotin transporter BioY produces the protein MSTTMGGLVSHPEGGQAAPGIGNVRSVSRPLTRVVLVLGFALLTWAGARVSVPLPLTPVPGTLQTLAVLLAGALLGPRAGAASQVSYLLLGLAGLPVFALPGAGPAYFLGPTGGYLVGFVIAAWTTGWLVRRLRGLGTWGTLAAFLAGSVAVHACGLAWLSVFLGGPAAAWRAGSVPFLLFDLAKVMVATGIHAGFLRWKVSSRH
- the larE gene encoding ATP-dependent sacrificial sulfur transferase LarE, with product MEGQLEALKRILGDIGPCLVAFSGGVDSTFLLKVAHDVLGDGAAAVTAISPSFAAAEKEDAGRLARLIGARHLLVPTGELDDPRYVRNDAARCFYCKAELFRVLASLAAWAPGRTIVYGAITDDLGDDRPGMQAAAQAGARAPLVEAGLSKAMIRRLSKQLGLPTWDKPAMACLASRIPRNVPVTRAALSLVERAETAVRSLGYRQVRVRLQGEGARIELDADGLSRSASPPERERLIAAVLGAGFPQVLIDPLGYRPGGGAS